A portion of the Acidobacteriaceae bacterium genome contains these proteins:
- a CDS encoding Smr/MutS family protein: MLLLADIPTPLTEQGGAALQWAVLRELLARRTQSVPGRALLAALEPSADREWIAAQQTRSAEMRPLVASGSTFPFRGVIDPEELCAKARIQGSALEAEELLQVLAHAERIAEWKQVLLDPPAAVKGKWGAIEALSASLLEHDVEALLRMLRGKIEPDGSLADNASPDLARIRREMGRQHRAIEDTLRRALHRLSEDGSVQDSLISVRGERFVIPVKVEARRKVQGVVHGSSSSGQTVFVEPLETIEANNELVRLLDEEQAEIHRILVMMTRSVAASAEVLMMGADVLAALDAHQAVAKFAEEFECVRPSFDGTLALEGARHPLLEMRLRDAGGDRIIPLDIALPEPVAGETAKRQMIISGPNTGGKTVALKTAGLLALMAQAGLPVPAEKASLPLFTAVYADIGDAQSIEQNLSTFSAHVVNVNRISREADEHSLVLLDELGSATDPEEGAALAVAVAKHFLRGRVWTLITTHLTALKVYAAGAEGVFNAAVGFDEATLSPTYELRLGVPGASAGLNIAARLGLDAEIVAEARAQRTTQQADIARFLDELHNQLGQATQEREQLAETQRKLDNERTRLAAEGRAEQQTRAREMGRQLEKLIEEFEGQLRDTVKAIDDKAVAKKIQRDAAVRIAGLRREFSERFQSTVAAHDPTPATQKKVDRKRDPHVGDLVRLKSLNSEGRVARVVDAKTIEVNIGQMKMRVPITDVLEVTPVREKPLDALRRRGGGVNVQTSNSDNDYLSSEINVIGRTADEAESEVDRFVEQAFLAGLPRIRVVHGVGMGILRRTLREFLRNHPHVTSIAEPPYNEGGQGATVVELRH; encoded by the coding sequence ATGCTTTTGCTTGCCGATATCCCTACACCGCTGACCGAGCAAGGCGGCGCTGCGCTGCAATGGGCCGTACTGCGCGAACTCCTCGCGCGGCGTACACAATCCGTGCCCGGTCGCGCCCTGCTCGCTGCGCTGGAGCCTTCTGCCGACCGCGAGTGGATTGCCGCGCAACAAACGCGCAGCGCAGAGATGCGGCCGCTCGTAGCCTCCGGTTCCACCTTCCCGTTCCGCGGCGTGATTGATCCCGAAGAGCTCTGCGCGAAGGCGCGCATTCAGGGCTCTGCGCTTGAGGCCGAAGAGTTGCTGCAGGTGCTGGCCCACGCCGAGCGCATCGCCGAATGGAAGCAGGTGCTGTTGGACCCGCCCGCCGCAGTGAAGGGCAAGTGGGGGGCGATTGAAGCGCTCTCCGCCTCGCTGCTGGAGCATGACGTGGAAGCGTTGCTGCGGATGTTGCGCGGCAAGATCGAGCCCGACGGCTCGCTCGCCGACAACGCCTCGCCCGACCTCGCACGCATACGCCGTGAGATGGGTCGTCAACATCGTGCCATTGAAGACACACTGCGTCGCGCACTGCATCGCCTGAGCGAGGACGGCAGCGTGCAGGACTCGCTGATCTCTGTGCGCGGCGAGCGCTTCGTGATCCCGGTGAAGGTGGAGGCCCGACGCAAGGTGCAGGGCGTAGTGCATGGCTCCAGTTCAAGCGGGCAGACGGTCTTCGTCGAACCGCTCGAAACGATTGAAGCCAACAACGAACTCGTGCGGTTGCTGGATGAGGAGCAGGCCGAGATCCATCGCATCCTGGTGATGATGACGCGCAGCGTCGCAGCCAGCGCAGAGGTGCTGATGATGGGCGCAGACGTGCTTGCGGCGCTCGACGCTCATCAGGCCGTGGCAAAGTTTGCCGAAGAGTTTGAGTGCGTGCGGCCTTCGTTTGACGGAACACTGGCACTCGAAGGCGCGCGGCATCCGCTGCTCGAAATGCGTCTGCGCGACGCGGGTGGCGACCGCATCATCCCGCTGGACATTGCACTGCCTGAGCCCGTTGCCGGGGAGACCGCCAAGCGGCAGATGATCATCTCCGGCCCCAACACCGGCGGCAAAACCGTTGCGCTGAAGACCGCAGGTCTGCTCGCGCTAATGGCGCAGGCTGGACTTCCGGTGCCCGCAGAGAAAGCCTCGCTGCCGCTGTTTACCGCTGTATACGCCGACATTGGCGATGCGCAGTCGATCGAGCAGAACCTCTCGACGTTCTCCGCGCATGTGGTCAACGTGAACCGCATCTCCCGCGAAGCCGATGAGCATTCGCTGGTGCTGCTGGACGAACTTGGTTCGGCAACCGACCCCGAAGAGGGCGCGGCGCTGGCCGTAGCTGTGGCCAAACACTTCCTGCGCGGACGCGTGTGGACGCTGATCACCACGCACCTTACGGCGCTGAAGGTCTACGCCGCAGGAGCAGAGGGTGTCTTCAACGCGGCCGTCGGTTTCGACGAAGCGACCCTCTCGCCGACGTACGAGCTACGGCTCGGCGTGCCCGGTGCGTCAGCAGGTTTGAACATTGCGGCGCGGCTTGGGCTGGACGCAGAGATTGTGGCCGAAGCGCGTGCGCAGCGCACCACGCAGCAGGCCGACATCGCTCGCTTTCTCGATGAGCTTCACAACCAGCTTGGACAAGCCACGCAGGAGCGTGAGCAGCTTGCCGAGACACAACGCAAGCTCGACAACGAACGCACACGCCTGGCCGCAGAAGGTCGCGCCGAGCAGCAGACGCGGGCACGCGAGATGGGCCGCCAGCTCGAAAAGTTGATCGAAGAGTTCGAAGGCCAGCTTCGCGATACCGTGAAGGCCATCGACGATAAAGCGGTGGCGAAGAAGATTCAGCGCGACGCCGCTGTACGCATCGCGGGTCTGCGGCGTGAGTTCTCCGAACGCTTTCAATCCACCGTGGCAGCGCATGATCCGACGCCTGCGACGCAGAAGAAGGTTGACCGCAAACGCGACCCGCATGTGGGCGATCTTGTTCGCCTGAAGTCGCTGAACAGCGAAGGCCGCGTTGCACGCGTGGTCGATGCCAAGACCATCGAGGTCAACATCGGGCAGATGAAGATGCGCGTGCCGATCACCGACGTGCTGGAAGTAACGCCGGTGCGCGAAAAGCCTCTGGATGCTCTGCGGCGTCGCGGCGGCGGCGTGAATGTGCAGACATCGAACTCCGACAACGACTACCTCAGCTCCGAGATCAACGTGATCGGCCGCACGGCAGACGAAGCCGAGAGTGAAGTCGACCGCTTCGTCGAACAGGCGTTTCTTGCCGGGCTACCGCGCATCCGCGTGGTGCACGGCGTGGGCATGGGAATTCTGCGGCGCACGCTGCGTGAGTTCCTGCGCAATCACCCGCACGTCACCTCCATCGCCGAGCCACCGTACAACGAAGGCGGACAGGGAGCGACGGTGGTAGAGCTGCGCCACTAA
- the hemB gene encoding porphobilinogen synthase has product MSFPATRLRRLRSSAAIRSLVRETHLEPSALIYPLFICEGEGVRREVSSMPGVFNLSIDEAVKEAEECARLGIGGVLLFGIPDQKDDVGTGAYASDGIVQRALRAIKADRATRDLLLIGDVCLCEYTSHGHCGIIEQHSDHYDVANDKTLELLAKTAVSQALAGADIVAPSDMMDGRVAAIRKGLDEAGKQNTPILSYASKFASAFYGPFRDAADSAPQFGDRRSYQMDGANRREAMREIAEDLEEGADMLLMKPAMPYLDIIREARDRFDVPMGAYQVSGEYAMLQAAFAKGWLDKERTMLESLLAMRRAGSDFIVTYFAKEAAPLL; this is encoded by the coding sequence ATGAGCTTTCCTGCCACACGACTCCGCCGCCTGCGTTCTTCCGCCGCCATCCGCTCGCTCGTGCGTGAAACGCACCTTGAGCCGTCGGCGTTGATCTATCCGCTCTTTATTTGCGAAGGGGAAGGTGTGCGCCGTGAGGTCAGCTCTATGCCCGGCGTCTTCAACCTCTCGATCGACGAGGCGGTGAAGGAAGCGGAGGAGTGCGCCCGGCTGGGCATCGGCGGCGTACTGCTCTTCGGCATTCCCGACCAGAAGGACGACGTCGGCACTGGCGCGTATGCGAGCGATGGCATCGTGCAGCGCGCGCTTCGCGCGATCAAGGCCGACCGCGCCACGCGCGACCTGCTGCTCATCGGCGATGTCTGCCTCTGCGAGTACACCTCGCACGGCCACTGCGGCATCATCGAGCAGCACAGCGACCACTACGACGTGGCGAATGACAAGACGCTGGAGTTACTGGCAAAGACCGCCGTCTCTCAGGCGCTGGCCGGTGCCGATATCGTCGCTCCCAGCGACATGATGGACGGCCGCGTCGCCGCTATTCGCAAGGGGTTGGACGAAGCAGGCAAACAGAACACGCCGATCCTCAGCTACGCGAGCAAGTTCGCTTCGGCGTTCTACGGGCCCTTCCGCGATGCGGCCGATTCTGCTCCGCAGTTCGGCGACCGCCGCTCGTACCAGATGGACGGAGCCAACCGCCGCGAGGCGATGCGCGAAATTGCAGAGGACCTGGAAGAAGGCGCGGACATGCTGCTGATGAAGCCCGCGATGCCGTACCTCGACATCATCCGCGAAGCCCGCGACCGCTTCGATGTACCGATGGGGGCGTACCAGGTCTCAGGCGAGTACGCGATGCTGCAGGCGGCGTTCGCCAAGGGCTGGCTGGACAAGGAGCGCACGATGCTCGAAAGTCTGCTCGCCATGCGCCGAGCAGGCTCAGACTTTATCGTGACGTACTTTGCGAAGGAAGCCGCACCGCTGCTTTAG
- a CDS encoding Uma2 family endonuclease has protein sequence MASAVLIPVREYLSTTYRPDVDYIDGELKERNGGEQPHALIQGILYGMFRDQRKNWHVRPLPEQRVQISSSRYRVPDICVLRDTDPKDDIITFAPLLCIEVLSADDRLREVQGRVEDYAAIGVRHTWVVDPWKRIGYHASARGFEQPADGVLRVANTPIAVSLIELFREFDES, from the coding sequence ATGGCATCTGCCGTTCTCATCCCGGTACGTGAATACCTGAGCACCACCTACCGTCCCGACGTCGACTACATTGACGGCGAGTTGAAGGAGAGAAACGGGGGCGAGCAGCCGCACGCTCTGATTCAGGGCATTCTTTACGGCATGTTTCGAGATCAGCGCAAGAACTGGCACGTTCGGCCATTGCCGGAGCAGCGCGTGCAGATCTCCTCCAGCCGTTATCGTGTACCCGACATCTGCGTACTGCGAGACACCGATCCCAAAGATGACATCATCACCTTCGCGCCTCTGCTTTGCATCGAGGTACTCTCCGCGGACGATCGCCTGCGTGAGGTTCAAGGCCGTGTGGAGGATTACGCCGCGATTGGCGTGCGCCATACCTGGGTCGTCGATCCCTGGAAACGCATCGGCTATCACGCGTCTGCTCGCGGCTTTGAGCAACCGGCAGACGGCGTGCTGCGTGTTGCCAACACACCGATTGCCGTGAGCCTCATCGAACTCTTTCGCGAGTTCGATGAGAGCTAA
- a CDS encoding nucleoside hydrolase — translation MSQRYLLIDTDTASDDAVALIMALRSPEVKVVAITVVAGNVPVEQATSNAVYTVELCGAEVPVYAGSTGPLQRLLEIANWFHGEDGLGDHGLRPAARMPETTDAVDAIIAAAKAHPGLEIVTLGPLTNLARALEREPKLAELVSRCVVMGGAPACEGNVTPAAEFNIWVDPEAARAVFLSALPLELVGWQLSRHDAVVNEDDIAKIAALKGSLAEFTLESNSTAKTAYFTQTGEHGISLPDPIAMAILLKPELSLRSSKHFLQIEAASELTRGMTVVDVLGVSSDARNEDLWAETRAQAQPTVIHWELDVAGWKKLLLESLI, via the coding sequence ATGAGCCAACGCTATCTGCTGATTGACACCGATACCGCTTCTGACGACGCTGTGGCACTGATCATGGCGCTTCGTTCGCCTGAGGTTAAAGTGGTCGCCATCACCGTTGTCGCCGGCAACGTGCCGGTGGAGCAGGCGACAAGCAACGCGGTGTACACCGTGGAGCTTTGCGGAGCGGAGGTACCTGTCTATGCCGGTTCTACCGGGCCGTTGCAGCGGCTGCTGGAGATTGCAAACTGGTTCCACGGCGAAGACGGACTGGGCGATCACGGGCTGCGGCCTGCGGCGCGCATGCCCGAAACGACCGACGCTGTAGACGCGATCATCGCGGCGGCGAAGGCGCATCCGGGATTGGAGATCGTCACTCTGGGCCCGCTGACCAACCTCGCCCGAGCACTGGAGCGCGAGCCGAAGCTGGCCGAACTGGTGAGTCGATGCGTGGTGATGGGCGGAGCGCCTGCGTGCGAGGGCAACGTAACGCCTGCGGCCGAGTTCAACATCTGGGTCGACCCGGAAGCTGCTCGCGCGGTCTTTCTTTCCGCACTTCCGCTGGAACTTGTGGGCTGGCAGCTTTCGCGACATGACGCTGTCGTCAATGAGGACGATATCGCAAAGATTGCCGCTTTGAAGGGCTCGCTGGCAGAGTTCACGCTGGAGTCCAACAGCACGGCAAAGACGGCGTACTTTACGCAGACCGGCGAACACGGCATCTCCCTGCCGGACCCGATCGCGATGGCGATCCTGCTGAAGCCGGAACTAAGCCTGCGGAGCAGCAAACATTTCCTACAGATCGAAGCCGCCAGTGAACTGACGCGCGGCATGACCGTGGTGGACGTGCTCGGCGTAAGCAGCGATGCGCGCAACGAGGACCTGTGGGCAGAGACACGCGCACAAGCTCAGCCAACCGTTATCCACTGGGAGCTGGATGTGGCGGGCTGGAAGAAGCTGCTCCTCGAAAGCCTGATTTAG
- a CDS encoding helix-turn-helix transcriptional regulator → MPSAKKSTNKAAHVTTGSIFDDLGLSTNEATEAKIKAELWRDLVTHIETFGYSQKELAKRLEIHQPDVSHLLTGKLSRFSVETFIKYAIRLGLGVEAHFTKPGSAPTAAKPKRSRKMTQATASSKSLATT, encoded by the coding sequence ATGCCAAGCGCAAAGAAAAGCACAAATAAAGCGGCGCATGTAACGACAGGCAGCATCTTCGACGATCTTGGTCTCAGCACCAATGAAGCGACGGAAGCCAAGATCAAAGCAGAGCTTTGGCGGGACCTTGTGACGCATATTGAGACTTTCGGTTACTCCCAAAAGGAGTTGGCAAAGCGACTCGAGATTCATCAGCCTGACGTCAGCCATCTATTGACGGGCAAGTTGTCGAGGTTTAGCGTCGAAACGTTCATCAAATACGCGATCAGACTCGGGCTAGGCGTTGAAGCCCATTTCACAAAACCTGGCAGTGCACCGACAGCCGCAAAGCCCAAACGCTCCAGGAAGATGACTCAGGCCACCGCAAGCTCAAAGTCATTGGCAACGACATAA
- a CDS encoding type II toxin-antitoxin system RelE/ParE family toxin has product MKSPASIRTSTEEGGDPRTLTPRQPRASVAWEGDSRDKLLEWSKDVRVDFGHALNEMQEGRMPTLQSRRMSTIGDGVYELKTDDTAKWYRLMYIARLEDVIYILDCFEKDTAKTEKNDLSRSKARYQQVHQRLLEERKNAKRKEKHK; this is encoded by the coding sequence ATGAAGTCTCCTGCCTCCATTCGCACGTCTACTGAAGAGGGAGGCGATCCACGGACACTCACGCCCAGGCAGCCAAGAGCGTCTGTAGCCTGGGAAGGTGATTCGAGAGACAAGCTGCTCGAGTGGTCTAAAGACGTGCGCGTCGATTTTGGCCATGCTCTCAACGAGATGCAGGAAGGCCGGATGCCAACTCTACAGTCACGACGGATGAGCACGATCGGTGACGGCGTTTATGAACTCAAAACGGATGACACAGCGAAGTGGTACAGGCTGATGTATATCGCCCGTCTTGAGGACGTGATCTACATTCTTGATTGCTTCGAGAAGGACACGGCAAAGACAGAAAAGAATGATCTTTCTCGATCAAAAGCTCGATATCAGCAAGTACACCAACGACTTCTAGAGGAGCGGAAGAATGCCAAGCGCAAAGAAAAGCACAAATAA
- a CDS encoding lysozyme, with amino-acid sequence MQEFSLSCAGLELIKSAEGLRQRAYQDATGIWTIGYGHTGADVAAGRRISDLEAEALLRSDVAATVASVNKVIIAVITQNQFDALVSFCFNVGGGSFERSALLKKLNLGDSAGAAEEFGKWVRAGGKVLPGLVARRAAEAKMFRG; translated from the coding sequence ATGCAGGAGTTTTCGTTGAGCTGCGCAGGCTTAGAGCTGATCAAAAGCGCCGAGGGCCTGCGGCAGCGCGCATACCAGGACGCCACCGGTATCTGGACGATCGGCTACGGGCATACCGGAGCGGACGTAGCTGCGGGCCGCAGAATCAGCGACCTTGAAGCCGAGGCGCTGCTCCGTTCGGATGTGGCAGCGACGGTGGCATCCGTCAATAAGGTGATCATCGCAGTGATTACGCAGAACCAGTTCGACGCTCTGGTGAGTTTCTGCTTCAACGTGGGCGGCGGGAGCTTCGAGCGCTCCGCGTTGCTGAAGAAGCTGAACCTTGGCGATTCGGCAGGCGCGGCAGAGGAGTTCGGCAAGTGGGTGCGGGCGGGTGGCAAAGTTCTGCCCGGACTAGTGGCGCGAAGGGCGGCCGAGGCGAAGATGTTTCGTGGGTAG
- the lpdA gene encoding dihydrolipoyl dehydrogenase translates to MAETTTYDLAIIGGGPAGYTCAIRAAQLGLKVALIEKTDKLGGTCLHVGCIPTKAMLFSAEVWDHLKHAESYGIDGVSAPKLNWLNVLKRKNDIITKHTTGLNFLMKKNKITVVRGWGRLAGAAKAGVLTIDVTGDDKKVSPVLAKKVVLATGSDARMLPGYTADDTILTNIEILSLPAMPKSLIVIGSGAVGVEFASVFNSFGAEVSIIEALPRIVPVEDEEVSKELTRQYKKRGIEVNTSCKVEKIEKTKTGAKVTFTDASGKSVVKEAEKVLVAVGRGPRTADAGIDKTNIQLDRGFVPVNEWMETTEPGVYAIGDIVAGLPQLAHVGAMAGVVVASKLAGKYARAVRKDRVPGCTYCDPQIGSVGLTEAQAKEKGYQVKVGKFPFVGNSKATILDAHDGFVKVVSDAKYGEVLGVHIIGPHATELIGECVTAIELEATVEEMMFVIHAHPTLNESLLDGFSAVEGMAINV, encoded by the coding sequence TTGGCTGAAACCACGACTTACGACCTCGCAATCATCGGCGGCGGCCCCGCTGGATACACCTGCGCCATCCGCGCCGCACAGCTCGGGCTGAAGGTCGCTCTGATTGAAAAGACTGACAAGCTCGGCGGCACCTGCCTTCACGTCGGCTGCATCCCCACCAAGGCCATGCTCTTTTCGGCCGAGGTCTGGGACCATCTGAAACACGCTGAAAGCTACGGTATCGACGGCGTTTCCGCGCCCAAGCTCAACTGGCTGAACGTCCTCAAGCGCAAGAACGACATCATCACCAAGCACACCACCGGCTTGAACTTCTTGATGAAGAAGAACAAGATCACCGTCGTGCGCGGCTGGGGACGTCTCGCCGGCGCGGCCAAGGCTGGCGTGCTCACCATCGACGTCACCGGTGACGACAAGAAGGTTTCGCCCGTGCTGGCTAAGAAGGTCGTCCTTGCGACCGGCTCCGACGCCCGCATGTTGCCCGGTTACACGGCTGACGACACCATCCTCACCAACATCGAGATCCTCTCGCTGCCCGCTATGCCTAAGTCGCTGATCGTTATCGGCTCCGGCGCTGTTGGCGTCGAGTTTGCTTCGGTCTTCAACTCCTTCGGTGCGGAGGTTTCCATCATCGAAGCGCTTCCGCGCATCGTCCCGGTTGAGGATGAGGAAGTGTCGAAGGAGCTCACGCGCCAGTACAAGAAGCGCGGCATTGAAGTGAACACAAGCTGCAAGGTCGAGAAGATCGAGAAGACCAAAACCGGCGCGAAGGTCACCTTCACCGACGCTTCCGGCAAGTCCGTCGTCAAGGAAGCCGAGAAGGTTCTCGTGGCTGTCGGCCGCGGTCCTCGCACGGCGGATGCCGGCATCGACAAGACCAACATCCAGCTCGATCGCGGCTTTGTGCCGGTGAACGAGTGGATGGAGACGACCGAGCCGGGCGTCTATGCCATCGGCGACATCGTCGCTGGCCTGCCGCAGCTCGCACACGTCGGCGCTATGGCCGGTGTGGTCGTTGCGTCCAAGCTCGCAGGCAAGTACGCCCGCGCTGTCCGTAAGGACCGCGTCCCGGGCTGCACCTACTGCGATCCCCAGATCGGTTCCGTTGGTCTCACCGAGGCTCAGGCCAAGGAGAAGGGCTACCAGGTCAAGGTCGGCAAGTTCCCGTTCGTCGGCAACTCCAAGGCCACGATTCTGGACGCGCACGATGGCTTCGTGAAGGTCGTTTCCGATGCGAAGTACGGTGAAGTCCTCGGCGTCCACATCATCGGCCCCCACGCTACAGAGCTTATCGGCGAGTGCGTCACCGCCATCGAACTCGAAGCAACGGTGGAGGAGATGATGTTCGTCATCCACGCTCACCCCACGCTCAACGAGTCGCTGCTCGACGGCTTCTCGGCGGTCGAAGGCATGGCGATCAACGTCTAA
- a CDS encoding nuclear transport factor 2 family protein: MESRPPFPPFTLATATEKVRKAEDAWNTRDAEKVSLAYSADSEWRNREEFLHGRQQIVEFLRRKWSQELEYRLIKQLWSYTEDRIAVRFCYEWNDASGQWFRSYGNELWHFDASGLMTHRHASINDVAIAESDRKFHWPQGRRPDDHPGLPELGL; encoded by the coding sequence ATGGAAAGCAGACCGCCGTTCCCTCCGTTCACGCTCGCGACCGCCACCGAAAAAGTGCGCAAAGCAGAAGATGCCTGGAACACCCGCGACGCGGAGAAGGTGTCGCTGGCCTACTCCGCCGACAGCGAATGGCGCAACCGCGAGGAGTTCCTCCACGGCCGCCAGCAGATCGTCGAGTTCCTGCGCCGCAAGTGGTCGCAGGAGCTGGAGTATCGCCTCATCAAGCAACTCTGGAGCTACACGGAGGACCGAATCGCCGTGCGTTTCTGCTACGAGTGGAACGACGCCTCCGGGCAGTGGTTTCGCTCCTACGGCAACGAGCTCTGGCACTTCGACGCCAGCGGCCTGATGACGCATCGTCACGCCAGCATCAACGATGTCGCCATCGCCGAAAGCGACCGCAAGTTCCACTGGCCACAGGGCCGTCGCCCCGACGATCACCCCGGCCTGCCGGAACTCGGCCTCTGA
- the lipB gene encoding lipoyl(octanoyl) transferase LipB, producing the protein MVLQLLQLGRISYLEGLSLMREVVDARKAGRIADTLLLMEHPPVLTLGRNSSRANILATDAALAQRGVEIHEINRGGDVTYHGPGQLVGYPIFDLRGDLPGKKGPHLGPVDFVRLMEEAIILTCKDFGVSTQRVPKRTGVWTIPGGSIREKKVAAIGVHVSQAVTSHGFALNVTTDLRDFNWIVPCGLTDVGVTSLELEAPEGTAVSLSLASNSAARNFGRVFSRQVVASETLDDLLSVAAG; encoded by the coding sequence ATGGTTCTTCAGCTTCTCCAACTCGGCCGTATCTCCTATCTCGAAGGCCTGAGCCTCATGCGCGAGGTCGTCGACGCCCGCAAGGCCGGTCGCATCGCCGACACGCTGCTGCTCATGGAGCACCCGCCGGTGCTGACGCTCGGCCGAAACTCCTCCCGCGCCAACATCCTGGCCACGGACGCCGCCCTCGCCCAGCGAGGTGTCGAAATCCACGAGATCAACCGTGGCGGCGACGTCACCTACCACGGTCCGGGGCAGCTGGTTGGCTACCCTATCTTCGATCTCCGCGGTGACCTTCCCGGTAAAAAAGGTCCGCACCTTGGCCCGGTTGACTTCGTCCGGCTGATGGAAGAAGCCATCATCCTCACCTGCAAGGACTTCGGCGTCTCCACGCAGCGCGTGCCCAAACGTACCGGCGTCTGGACGATTCCCGGCGGCAGCATCCGCGAGAAAAAGGTCGCGGCCATCGGCGTTCACGTTTCCCAGGCGGTCACCTCGCACGGCTTCGCGCTGAACGTTACCACCGACCTTCGCGACTTCAACTGGATCGTCCCCTGCGGCCTCACGGACGTTGGCGTGACCTCGCTCGAGCTGGAAGCTCCAGAGGGGACAGCCGTTTCTCTGTCCCTCGCCTCGAACTCTGCCGCACGCAATTTTGGCCGCGTCTTCAGCCGCCAGGTGGTGGCCAGTGAGACGCTAGACGATCTGCTCTCGGTCGCAGCCGGTTAG
- the sucB gene encoding 2-oxoglutarate dehydrogenase, E2 component, dihydrolipoamide succinyltransferase, whose protein sequence is MPTEVVMPQMGESITEGTITKWLKKPGDTVQRDEPLFEISTDKVDAEIPSPVAGTLGEIKVQEGTTVGINTVVCTVEEGGSAAAPAASAPKEDTVTPSAVSVAAADAAVNAPAAAGTEVPMPQMGESITEGTITKWLKKVGDTVQRDEPLFEISTDKVDAEIPSPVAGTLTEIKVQEGATVTINTVVAVIGGAAGASAPKPAAAAPAAAPAAPAAAPAPAASASAGETPRSSPLVRKIASENNVDLTQVPGSGASGRITKDDINAHMAGGSKPAAAAPAAAAPAAAKPAAPVATPLSAPTPGELVPMTKMRSIIAKRMVESKQTNAHVHTVFKVDMTRIVKLREKEKSKYEQRNGAKLTYMPFITRAAIQALKKHPIVNASTQGDAILYNKNINIGIAVALEWGLIVPVIKQTEERNFLGITRAIVDLADRARNKKLAPDEVAGGTFTLTNAGIFGEQFGTPIIPMPQSAILGIGGLFKEPMVIVDKEGNESIAIRSVQRFTLGFDHRIIDGSDAGKFMGDFKNYLENWSEDIG, encoded by the coding sequence ATGCCGACCGAAGTCGTAATGCCCCAGATGGGCGAATCCATCACCGAAGGCACCATTACCAAGTGGCTGAAAAAGCCCGGCGATACCGTCCAGCGTGACGAACCGCTCTTCGAAATTTCCACCGACAAGGTTGACGCCGAGATTCCCTCGCCCGTCGCCGGTACGCTCGGTGAGATCAAGGTGCAGGAAGGCACCACCGTCGGTATCAACACGGTCGTCTGCACGGTAGAAGAGGGCGGCTCTGCTGCAGCTCCTGCCGCTTCTGCGCCGAAGGAAGACACCGTGACGCCGTCGGCCGTTTCGGTCGCCGCTGCCGATGCTGCTGTGAACGCTCCCGCAGCCGCTGGCACGGAAGTTCCCATGCCGCAGATGGGCGAGTCCATCACCGAAGGCACCATCACGAAGTGGCTGAAGAAGGTCGGCGACACCGTCCAGCGCGACGAGCCCCTCTTCGAAATCTCCACCGACAAGGTTGACGCGGAGATTCCGTCGCCTGTCGCCGGTACGCTTACCGAGATCAAGGTGCAGGAAGGCGCAACCGTCACCATCAATACCGTGGTTGCGGTCATTGGCGGCGCGGCTGGCGCTTCTGCTCCCAAGCCTGCTGCGGCTGCTCCGGCAGCGGCACCTGCAGCCCCCGCTGCTGCACCTGCTCCCGCAGCGTCGGCTTCGGCTGGCGAAACCCCGCGTTCCTCGCCGCTGGTTCGCAAGATCGCCAGCGAGAACAACGTCGACCTCACACAGGTTCCGGGTTCCGGCGCATCGGGACGCATTACCAAGGACGACATCAACGCGCACATGGCGGGTGGCTCGAAGCCTGCCGCCGCGGCTCCGGCTGCTGCAGCCCCCGCTGCCGCTAAGCCTGCTGCCCCGGTAGCAACGCCGCTCTCGGCTCCCACACCGGGCGAGCTCGTCCCGATGACGAAGATGCGCAGCATCATCGCCAAGCGCATGGTCGAGTCCAAGCAGACCAACGCTCACGTCCACACCGTCTTCAAGGTCGACATGACGCGCATCGTCAAGCTCCGCGAGAAGGAGAAGAGCAAGTACGAGCAGCGCAACGGCGCAAAGCTCACCTACATGCCCTTCATCACTCGCGCAGCCATCCAGGCGCTCAAGAAGCACCCCATCGTTAACGCCAGCACCCAGGGCGACGCGATCCTCTACAACAAGAACATCAACATCGGCATCGCCGTCGCGCTGGAGTGGGGCCTCATCGTCCCCGTCATCAAGCAGACGGAAGAGCGCAACTTCCTCGGCATCACGCGCGCCATTGTTGACCTCGCCGATCGCGCTCGCAACAAGAAGCTCGCTCCCGACGAAGTTGCTGGCGGCACCTTCACGCTGACCAACGCCGGCATCTTCGGCGAGCAGTTTGGTACGCCGATCATCCCGATGCCGCAGTCCGCAATCCTCGGCATCGGCGGCCTCTTCAAGGAGCCGATGGTCATCGTCGACAAGGAAGGCAACGAGTCGATCGCGATCCGTTCCGTCCAGCGCTTCACGCTCGGCTTCGATCACCGCATCATCGACGGTTCCGACGCAGGCAAGTTCATGGGCGACTTCAAGAACTACCTCGAGAACTGGTCCGAAGACATCGGTTAA